GAAGATTTTGCGGGCCTGGGGGTCGCGCGCGAAATCGGCGGTCGAGGTGTCCAGCAACTGCACGTCCCCCTCCGCCAGCACGAAGCCGTCCCGTGCCAGGGCGATCGCCGGGGCCATGACCTGCTGCCGCGTCAGGTGCCCCCAGCGCCGCAGGACCAGGTCCATGCCCGCCACGGTGCCGGGAACGCCCACGGCCTTCCATCCCACGATCGACAGGTTGGGAATGACCGCGCCCTTGGCATCCTGGAACATGGTGGCGGTCGCGGCCTGCGGCGCGTGTTCGCGGAAATCGATGAACACGGCATGTCCGTCGGGCGTCCGCAGCGTCATGAAGCCCCCGCCGCCGATATTGCCGGCCGCCGGATAGACGACGGCCAGCGCATAGGCCACCGCGACCGCCGCATCCGCCGCGTTGCCGCCCTGGGCCAGGATGCGGGCCCCGACTTCGGAGGCCAGGTGCTGCGCCGACACCACCATGCCGTGCGCGCCCGCCGCCGGCGGCAGCGGCGCCTGCATGGTCCCCTCGCCACCGAAGGTCAGCACATCCCCCTGCACCGCCGGCCCCTGCACCGCCGGTGCCGATCCGGCCGGCGCGGCCATGCCGGGCGTCGCCATGCCCGCCAGCATCGAACCCGCCAGCATGATCGCCGCACAGCGCCGTCGCACAGGGAAATACCGCATTATCAATCCTTCAATGGGGGCTTTGGAGACCTATCTTCCGCAGCCCGCATCGGATTGGCAACGCCGGATCGCCTTCGGCGCGTTTTTACGGACGCTCCATGCCCGCGGGCGAGTGGGTGAAGACTTCGCACCCGTCCTCGGTCACGCCCAGCATGTGTTCGAACTGGGCCGAGAGCGAGCGGTCGCGCGTCACGGCTGTCCAGCCGTCATCCAGCACCTTCACGTCCGGCCGGCCGCCATTGAGCATCGGCTCGATGGTGAAGAACATGCCCGGGCGCAGCACCAGCCCCTGCCCGGGGCGGCCGTAATGCAGCACGTTCGGCGCGGCGTGGAAGGTGCGGCCGATGCCGTGGCCGCAGAAATCGCGAACCACCGAAAACCGGTGCGATTCGGCATAGGTCTGGATCGCGTGCCCGATATCGCCCAGCGTCTTGCCCGGCGCCACCTGGCCGATTCCCAGCATCAGCGCCTTGTAGGTCGCATCGATCAGCTTCTCGGCCTTCCGCGAGACCGGACCCACCGTATACATGCGGCTGGTATCGCCGAACCAGCCGTCCAGGATCACGGTCACGTCGATGTTCAGGATATCGCCGTCCTGCAACTGGCGCTCGCCCGGGATGCCGTGACAGACGACGTGGTTGAGCGAGATGCAGCTCGACTTCGGATAGCCGCGATAGCCCAGCGTGGCGGGCGTCGCCCCGTGATCAAGCATGAAATCATGGATCAGCTTGTCCAGCGCCTCGGTCGTGACCCCGGCGCGGACATGCGGCGCGATCATGTCCAGGGTGCGCGCCGCCAACTGTCCTGCCGCACGCATCCCGGCGAAATCCTCGGCCGTATGCAGAATGACGCGCCGTGCGTCCGTGTCACCGTCCATGTCGATGCCCCCTCGCTCTCCCAGTCCAGCCGCAGAACGGCATCACCAGGGGG
This genomic stretch from Gluconacetobacter diazotrophicus PA1 5 harbors:
- the map gene encoding type I methionyl aminopeptidase → MDGDTDARRVILHTAEDFAGMRAAGQLAARTLDMIAPHVRAGVTTEALDKLIHDFMLDHGATPATLGYRGYPKSSCISLNHVVCHGIPGERQLQDGDILNIDVTVILDGWFGDTSRMYTVGPVSRKAEKLIDATYKALMLGIGQVAPGKTLGDIGHAIQTYAESHRFSVVRDFCGHGIGRTFHAAPNVLHYGRPGQGLVLRPGMFFTIEPMLNGGRPDVKVLDDGWTAVTRDRSLSAQFEHMLGVTEDGCEVFTHSPAGMERP